In a single window of the Jaculus jaculus isolate mJacJac1 chromosome 9, mJacJac1.mat.Y.cur, whole genome shotgun sequence genome:
- the LOC105943813 gene encoding spermatid-specific linker histone H1-like protein — protein sequence MEVLAPRDFQPPLGEMQRDTTLLVSPSVPLTSNTAVDGNQETSTSGDTSKSESQTRPGTCPKIQRKPQMSKVILKAMADKGGHSRVSLAALKKAVATTGYNMAHNSWRFKCSIKNLVNKGVLKQVSGKGALGSFRLAKKQASKSKVKAKRLPRRQQRKKPRRRQSGQRRGGQRQSLRCRNGHERPSKGVRRGPKGHRN from the coding sequence atggaggtcctggcacccaGAGACTTTCAGCCACCCCTGGGAGAGATGCAAAGAGACACCACTTTGCTGGTGTCCCCATCTGTGCCCTTGACTTCAAACACTGCTGTGGATGGAAACCAGGAGACCAGCACATCAGGGGACACAAGCAAGAGTGAGTCTCAGACTAGGCCCGGCACCTGTCCCAAGATCCAGAGGAAGCCCCAAATGTCCAAGGTGATTCTGAAGGCCATGGCAGACAAGGGTGGGCACAGTCGGGTGTCCCTTGCTGCCCTGAAGAAAGCTGTGGCCACCACAGGATACAACATGGCCCACAACAGCTGGCGCTTCAAATGTTCCATCAAGAATCTGGTGAACAAAGGCGTGCTCAAGCAGGTGAGCGGCAAGGGGGCCTTGGGCTCCTTCCGCCTGGCCAAGAAACAGGCCTctaagtccaaggtcaaggccaAGAGACTGCCACGGAGGCAGCAGAGGAAGAAGCCTAGGCGGAGGCAATCCGGACAGCGGCGGGGTGGACAGCGTCAATCACTGCGCTGCAGAAACGGCCACGAACGACCTTCCAAGGGAGTTCGCAGGGGGCCCAAAGGCCACCGCAATTAA